The Haloferax sp. Atlit-12N genome window below encodes:
- a CDS encoding aspartate aminotransferase family protein, with the protein MDRETAVPRVDSMPGEKAREWVEYHHEHAAPSTYVYDFVWDITAESEGPFCTDVDGNVLLDFTSHVAAAPLGYNNPKLMDRMAEFDLVDPTKIAGQDFYVSDGSAPGEEQLPGPAALMDKLTDLTSHYGMDTVFLSNSGAEAVENAIKIAYDHADGAKYGVTFEGAFHGRTLGALSLNRSKSVYRRKFPEISGVLDVPFCDDRACSPETCSCGFFPDADSAVSKLRQKLHPKKGHIDADEVAYVIVEPIQGEGGYRFPSDAFAEELAAVVDDYDLTLIADEIQTGVGRTGEMWGSDHYPIEPDIITGAKGLRVGATVSNDEIFPDETSRLSSTWGAGDIVSSMQGVFTLEAIEEYDLLDNAVARGRQFTERMRDDAPDTVVDVRGKGLLLAVEFDTKERRDAVQEAALKRGLLTLSCGYKVLRILPPLDVTDREIDLGATMLVDAIEDVS; encoded by the coding sequence ATGGACCGAGAGACGGCGGTGCCACGCGTCGATTCGATGCCCGGCGAGAAAGCGCGCGAGTGGGTGGAGTACCACCACGAACACGCCGCGCCGAGCACGTACGTCTACGACTTCGTCTGGGACATCACGGCGGAGTCCGAAGGCCCCTTCTGCACCGACGTCGACGGCAACGTCCTCCTCGATTTCACGAGCCACGTCGCGGCCGCCCCGCTCGGCTACAACAACCCGAAGCTCATGGACCGCATGGCCGAGTTCGACCTCGTCGACCCGACGAAAATCGCCGGGCAGGACTTCTACGTCAGCGACGGCTCCGCACCCGGCGAGGAACAACTCCCCGGCCCCGCCGCGCTCATGGACAAACTGACCGACCTCACGAGCCACTACGGGATGGACACGGTGTTCCTGTCGAACTCCGGGGCCGAGGCCGTCGAGAACGCCATCAAAATCGCCTACGACCACGCCGACGGCGCGAAGTACGGCGTCACCTTCGAGGGCGCGTTCCACGGCCGCACCCTCGGCGCGCTCTCGCTCAACCGCTCGAAGTCCGTCTACCGCCGCAAGTTCCCCGAGATTTCGGGCGTCCTCGACGTGCCGTTCTGCGACGACCGGGCCTGCTCGCCCGAGACGTGTTCCTGCGGCTTCTTCCCCGACGCCGACTCCGCCGTCTCCAAACTCCGACAGAAGCTCCACCCGAAGAAGGGCCACATCGACGCCGACGAGGTCGCCTACGTCATCGTCGAACCGATACAGGGAGAGGGCGGCTACCGCTTCCCCTCGGACGCCTTCGCCGAGGAACTCGCCGCCGTCGTCGACGACTACGACCTGACGCTCATCGCCGACGAGATTCAGACCGGCGTCGGCCGCACCGGCGAGATGTGGGGCTCCGACCACTACCCCATCGAACCCGACATCATCACCGGTGCAAAGGGCCTCCGCGTCGGCGCGACCGTCTCGAACGACGAGATATTCCCCGACGAGACCTCGCGGCTCTCCTCGACGTGGGGTGCTGGCGACATCGTCTCCTCGATGCAGGGCGTGTTCACGCTCGAAGCCATCGAGGAGTACGACCTGCTCGACAACGCCGTCGCCCGCGGCCGGCAGTTCACCGAGCGGATGCGCGACGACGCGCCCGACACCGTCGTCGACGTGCGCGGCAAAGGCCTGCTTCTCGCCGTCGAGTTCGACACCAAAGAACGCCGCGACGCCGTGCAGGAAGCCGCCCTCAAACGCGGCCTCCTCACCCTCTCGTGCGGCTACAAGGTGCTCCGAATCCTCCCGCCGCTCGACGTGACCGACCGCGAAATCGACCTCGGCGCGACGATGCTGGTAGACGCCATCGAAGACGTGTCGTAA
- the fen gene encoding flap endonuclease-1 — protein sequence MGNADLRTLAALSEVSFDEVAGSVVAVDAHNWLYRYLTTTVKWTNSEKYTTSEGEEVANLVGIVQGLPKFFEHDLTPVFVFDGGVTEMKDDEVAKRREQREKAEERLEAAREAGDAVEAARMEARTQRLTETIQDTSRELLSLLDVPVVEAPAEGEAQASYMARKGDADYVGSEDYDTLLFGAPYTLRQLTSKGNPELMDLDATLDKHDITYEQLVDIAMLCGTDFNEGITGIGPKTAVKVVTEHGDLWSVLEARGDTIPNADRVREFFLDPPVTDDYDYDTDIDPDVAAAREFVTETWEVDPEEVRRGFERIEESVTQTGLDRWT from the coding sequence ATGGGAAACGCAGACCTGCGGACGCTCGCCGCGCTCTCCGAGGTGTCGTTCGACGAGGTGGCCGGGAGCGTCGTCGCCGTCGACGCCCACAACTGGCTGTACCGCTATCTCACGACGACGGTCAAGTGGACGAACTCGGAGAAGTACACGACGAGCGAGGGCGAGGAGGTCGCCAACCTCGTCGGCATCGTCCAGGGGCTCCCCAAGTTCTTCGAACACGACCTGACGCCCGTCTTCGTCTTCGACGGCGGCGTCACCGAGATGAAAGACGACGAGGTGGCGAAGCGCCGCGAACAGCGCGAGAAGGCCGAAGAGCGGCTCGAAGCGGCTCGTGAGGCAGGCGACGCGGTCGAAGCCGCCCGGATGGAAGCACGCACTCAGCGACTCACCGAGACGATTCAGGACACCAGTCGCGAACTCCTCTCGCTGCTCGACGTGCCCGTGGTCGAAGCGCCCGCCGAGGGCGAGGCGCAGGCGTCCTACATGGCCCGCAAGGGCGATGCCGACTACGTGGGCAGCGAGGACTACGACACCCTCCTGTTCGGCGCGCCCTACACGCTCCGACAGCTCACGAGCAAGGGCAACCCCGAGCTGATGGACCTCGACGCGACGCTCGACAAACACGACATCACCTACGAGCAACTCGTCGACATCGCCATGCTCTGCGGGACCGACTTCAACGAGGGCATCACGGGAATCGGGCCGAAGACGGCCGTGAAGGTCGTCACAGAACACGGCGACCTCTGGTCGGTCCTCGAAGCCCGCGGCGACACCATCCCCAACGCCGACCGGGTGCGCGAGTTCTTCTTGGACCCGCCGGTCACCGACGACTACGACTACGACACGGACATCGACCCCGACGTGGCCGCTGCCCGCGAGTTCGTCACCGAGACGTGGGAGGTCGACCCCGAGGAGGTCCGCCGCGGCTTCGAGCGCATCGAGGAGTCGGTCACGCAGACCGGTCTCGACCGCTGGACGTAG
- a CDS encoding VIT1/CCC1 transporter family protein, producing the protein MFGRLGALLRDDRVRAISRRYFVSNGFDGALTCIGLVIGAYLTGVTEGLTVVKIGVGAAVGLTTSGVWSVWEIERAEKRAELARIEEAMLTDLGGTAVERDKAAARGINAAASGLGPLVGIVVPLLPFLAVGGLLSMTWATLASVGLGTGIPFSFGAYMGSISDQRWYVAGLRMALAGVAVAAVNLLFG; encoded by the coding sequence ATGTTCGGTCGGCTCGGCGCGCTCCTGCGCGACGACCGCGTCCGCGCCATCTCCCGCCGGTACTTCGTCTCGAACGGGTTCGACGGGGCGCTGACCTGCATCGGCCTCGTCATCGGCGCGTACCTCACCGGCGTCACGGAGGGGCTGACGGTCGTGAAAATCGGCGTCGGCGCGGCGGTGGGCCTGACCACCTCCGGCGTCTGGAGCGTCTGGGAGATAGAGCGCGCCGAGAAGCGAGCCGAGTTGGCCCGCATCGAAGAGGCCATGCTAACCGACCTCGGCGGGACCGCGGTGGAGCGAGACAAGGCCGCGGCGCGAGGAATCAACGCGGCCGCCAGCGGACTCGGCCCGTTGGTCGGCATCGTCGTCCCGCTGCTCCCGTTTCTCGCGGTCGGCGGACTGCTTTCGATGACGTGGGCGACGCTCGCCTCGGTCGGCCTCGGGACGGGTATCCCGTTTTCCTTCGGCGCGTACATGGGGTCGATATCGGACCAGCGGTGGTACGTCGCCGGCCTGCGGATGGCGCTCGCGGGCGTCGCGGTGGCCGCCGTGAACCTGCTGTTCGGGTGA
- a CDS encoding transcriptional initiation protein Tat has product MSPDDAPPTDGSPSNEPSSLSRRQLLGLVGGAGAVGGIGWFRPTWLPNPITDWLTTMYPDPPSNYVWQPPVSDEHADAAVANLESVVERAEELRSRVDRDSVDKDVRFHLRMSPAGGHLESAKDWGNARDRLRSATTGLQYAGETVGYATVVLGNDDPEFLVERGRELERAADELAASISEYRVSDPGRDLAYLYAIERLLSFTRLTVGWGDSNGSDEKADYSAHDFAREWGSQLQAQQRLRTARYHREQYRANLGDDTIPYGDRLTDAIESFWTRIDEYPRRSEMRTTIEEERDLDQSTPYGAARWELFTLCFDNDARYVGDYERGLTAKQFVDTARALLARRAHDFALDALDVDPGDTDYDSGRSFRAKRRAMREFRRARDEYGSPIAGVVASEAARRIRAGDVSLEMGDGPAWKERVESAVYYLVGAGMMRELGNVVEPVVNRDVT; this is encoded by the coding sequence GTGTCCCCCGACGACGCCCCACCCACAGACGGCTCTCCCTCCAACGAACCCTCCTCGCTCTCGCGTCGCCAACTGCTCGGCCTCGTCGGCGGCGCGGGCGCGGTCGGCGGTATCGGCTGGTTCAGGCCGACGTGGCTCCCCAACCCGATTACGGACTGGCTGACGACGATGTACCCTGACCCGCCGAGCAACTACGTCTGGCAGCCGCCGGTGAGCGACGAACACGCCGACGCGGCGGTGGCGAACCTCGAATCCGTCGTCGAACGGGCTGAGGAGTTGCGCTCGCGTGTCGACCGCGATTCGGTGGACAAGGACGTGCGGTTTCACCTCCGTATGTCGCCGGCGGGCGGGCATCTCGAATCCGCGAAGGACTGGGGCAACGCTCGCGACCGACTCAGGTCTGCGACTACCGGACTTCAGTACGCCGGTGAGACGGTCGGCTACGCGACCGTCGTACTCGGAAACGACGACCCCGAGTTTCTCGTCGAGCGCGGCCGCGAACTGGAGCGGGCGGCCGACGAACTCGCGGCGTCAATCTCCGAGTACCGCGTCTCCGACCCCGGCCGCGACCTCGCGTATCTCTACGCCATCGAACGACTCCTCTCGTTCACACGACTGACCGTCGGCTGGGGCGACTCGAACGGCAGCGACGAGAAGGCCGACTACTCGGCACACGACTTCGCCCGCGAGTGGGGCTCGCAGTTGCAGGCACAACAACGCCTCCGGACCGCCCGCTATCACCGCGAGCAGTACCGAGCGAACCTCGGCGACGACACGATTCCATACGGGGACCGACTCACTGACGCTATCGAGTCGTTCTGGACTCGAATCGACGAGTACCCGCGGCGGAGCGAGATGCGGACTACGATCGAAGAAGAGCGCGACCTTGACCAATCGACGCCCTACGGGGCCGCCCGGTGGGAGCTGTTTACGCTCTGTTTCGACAACGACGCCAGATACGTCGGGGACTACGAGCGCGGACTGACCGCGAAGCAGTTCGTCGACACCGCCCGTGCCCTCCTCGCGCGGCGTGCCCACGACTTCGCGCTCGACGCCCTCGACGTGGACCCCGGCGATACCGACTACGACTCCGGCCGGTCGTTCCGAGCGAAGCGCCGGGCGATGCGCGAGTTCCGTCGCGCCCGCGACGAGTACGGCTCCCCTATTGCAGGCGTCGTCGCCAGCGAGGCGGCGCGCCGAATTCGCGCCGGCGACGTGAGTCTCGAAATGGGCGACGGTCCCGCGTGGAAAGAGCGCGTCGAATCGGCGGTGTACTACCTCGTCGGTGCCGGGATGATGCGCGAACTCGGGAACGTGGTCGAACCCGTCGTCAACCGCGACGTGACCTGA
- a CDS encoding flagella cluster protein — MTAGFDIHDVRHRVKLLRDDGETTLIENRDGVACPACGDDFSQLLISDRTAHSFDVDAGTRFCVRRDGDQLLVATHE; from the coding sequence ATGACTGCCGGATTCGACATCCACGACGTGCGCCACCGGGTGAAACTACTCCGCGACGACGGCGAGACCACGCTCATCGAAAACCGCGACGGCGTGGCCTGTCCGGCCTGCGGCGACGACTTCTCGCAACTGCTCATCTCCGACCGAACCGCGCACAGTTTCGACGTGGACGCCGGCACCCGCTTTTGCGTTCGGCGGGACGGCGACCAGCTACTCGTGGCGACTCACGAGTGA
- a CDS encoding AI-2E family transporter has translation MWWALALVLAGALAYVVYSFIGTFVFGLFIYYATRPIYRRIRRRVKPPSLAAAVALFALALPALGLVVYAATIALREFLKYADQLSSDEVPIDLEAYGIDPTLLEGIASPQALLEYDFRSVLTPEAISSVFDSLSVAANTFAFLGIGAIHLFVMIAFAFYLLRDGHRLRRWGQSMFADDHGILEAYMRGVDRDFNNIFFGNILNAILTGTIGVIAYSLLNVIAPVGVHIPAPALIGLLAGVASLIPVVGMKLVYVPVAAYMALEATIANPPGFWFVLLFAAVSFVIVDTIPDLVLRPYVSGRSLHVGAVMLAYTFGPLLFGWYGIFLMPMILVLFVNFVRLVLPELLAGKPIRPYMVDPAYLVDGPPVDELTVDEEDDTPRETAATDRPKESESDELETFTDRDEKSSRDSRSPSDAGVDG, from the coding sequence ATGTGGTGGGCGCTCGCGTTGGTTCTCGCGGGCGCGCTCGCCTACGTCGTCTACTCTTTCATCGGGACGTTCGTCTTCGGTCTCTTCATCTACTACGCCACGCGGCCCATCTACCGGCGGATTCGGAGGCGGGTGAAGCCCCCAAGCCTCGCGGCGGCTGTGGCGCTTTTCGCCCTCGCGCTCCCCGCGCTCGGACTCGTCGTCTACGCCGCGACCATCGCCCTCCGCGAGTTCCTGAAATACGCCGACCAACTCTCCTCCGACGAGGTGCCTATCGACCTCGAAGCCTACGGCATCGACCCCACGCTGTTGGAGGGAATCGCCAGCCCGCAGGCGCTGTTGGAGTACGACTTCCGCTCGGTGTTGACTCCCGAGGCGATTAGCTCGGTGTTCGATTCGCTGAGCGTCGCCGCCAACACCTTCGCATTCCTCGGTATCGGCGCGATTCACCTGTTCGTCATGATCGCGTTCGCGTTCTACCTCCTCCGCGACGGCCACCGACTCCGCCGGTGGGGCCAGTCGATGTTCGCCGACGACCACGGCATCCTCGAGGCCTACATGCGCGGCGTGGACCGCGATTTCAACAACATCTTCTTCGGCAACATCCTGAACGCCATCCTCACGGGCACCATCGGCGTCATCGCGTACTCGCTTTTGAACGTCATCGCACCCGTGGGCGTCCACATCCCCGCACCGGCGCTTATCGGCCTGCTCGCCGGGGTCGCGAGCCTCATCCCCGTCGTCGGGATGAAGCTCGTCTACGTCCCCGTCGCGGCCTACATGGCTCTCGAAGCGACGATTGCCAACCCCCCCGGGTTCTGGTTCGTCCTGCTTTTCGCCGCCGTCTCGTTCGTCATCGTGGACACGATACCCGACCTCGTGCTCCGGCCGTACGTCTCCGGACGGAGCCTCCACGTCGGGGCCGTGATGCTCGCCTATACGTTCGGTCCGCTCCTGTTCGGCTGGTACGGCATCTTCCTCATGCCGATGATACTCGTGCTGTTCGTGAACTTCGTCCGGCTCGTTCTGCCGGAGCTCCTGGCGGGGAAGCCGATTCGGCCGTACATGGTCGACCCCGCATATCTGGTCGACGGCCCGCCAGTCGACGAGCTGACCGTTGACGAGGAGGATGACACACCGCGAGAAACAGCCGCGACCGACCGGCCGAAAGAGAGCGAATCGGACGAGCTAGAGACGTTTACCGACCGAGACGAGAAATCGAGTCGTGACTCACGGTCGCCGTCCGACGCCGGCGTGGACGGGTAG
- a CDS encoding NUDIX hydrolase has product MSPPLDADIDGEWTYDVDGVIRRRNRHDLGAEAFARALERIEDGLDWGVGALCEREHDGAVLLVRQDGEWVLPGGGVEAGESRREALVREVAEETGLDADVGALRVVTEQSFHHGDDAASFRFAIYEATVAGDLTDDPGLEDEAIADVAWFETLPDDTLDRGLIRFLLGR; this is encoded by the coding sequence GTGAGTCCCCCGTTAGACGCCGACATCGACGGCGAGTGGACGTACGACGTGGACGGCGTCATCCGGCGTCGGAACCGCCACGACCTCGGCGCCGAGGCGTTCGCCCGCGCCCTCGAGCGCATCGAAGACGGCCTCGACTGGGGCGTCGGCGCGCTCTGCGAGCGCGAGCACGACGGCGCGGTGCTTCTCGTCCGGCAGGACGGAGAGTGGGTCCTCCCCGGCGGCGGGGTCGAAGCCGGCGAGTCGAGACGTGAGGCGCTAGTCCGCGAGGTTGCCGAGGAGACCGGCCTCGACGCCGACGTGGGCGCGCTTCGAGTCGTCACGGAGCAGTCGTTTCACCACGGTGACGACGCCGCGAGCTTTCGGTTCGCGATTTACGAGGCGACCGTCGCGGGCGACCTCACCGACGACCCCGGTCTCGAAGACGAGGCCATCGCCGACGTGGCGTGGTTCGAGACGCTCCCCGACGACACGCTGGACCGCGGGCTGATTCGGTTTCTTCTCGGGCGCTGA
- a CDS encoding PadR family transcriptional regulator, whose amino-acid sequence MYDLTGFQRDLLYVIAGLEEPHGLAIKEELEAYYEKEIHHGRLYPNLDTLVEKGLVDKGQRDRRTNYYTLTRRGRREIKARDEWEAEYVPEDFEA is encoded by the coding sequence ATGTACGACCTGACAGGATTCCAGCGAGACCTGCTGTACGTCATCGCGGGTCTCGAAGAGCCGCACGGACTCGCCATCAAAGAAGAACTCGAAGCCTACTACGAAAAGGAGATTCACCACGGGCGGCTCTACCCCAATCTCGACACGCTCGTCGAGAAGGGGCTGGTCGACAAGGGCCAGCGCGACCGCCGGACCAACTACTACACGCTCACCCGCCGCGGTCGCCGTGAGATAAAGGCCCGCGACGAGTGGGAAGCGGAGTACGTCCCCGAAGACTTCGAAGCGTGA
- the folD gene encoding bifunctional methylenetetrahydrofolate dehydrogenase/methenyltetrahydrofolate cyclohydrolase FolD, whose protein sequence is MTTIIDGNAVAEEIRDGLADAIDALDEAGVKPGLATVLMSDDPASETYVSMKQRDCEEVGIEAFDYELDPETPADELYSLVDDLNDDDEVHGILVQMPVPDHVDDRTVLRRIDPAKDVDGFHPENVGRLVAGDARFKPCTPHGVQKLLDAADVETEGADVVVVGRSDIVGKPMANLLIQKAEGGNATVTVCHSRTDDLAAKTREADIVVAAAGVPELVTGDMLSEGVVVIDVGVNRVDADNEKGYELVGDVEFDSAKEKASAITPVPGGVGPMTRAMLLWNTVKAAAEAEGVDVDLP, encoded by the coding sequence ATGACGACCATCATCGACGGCAACGCCGTCGCCGAGGAGATTCGAGACGGGCTGGCCGACGCCATCGACGCGCTCGACGAGGCCGGCGTGAAGCCGGGTCTCGCGACCGTGCTGATGAGCGACGACCCCGCCAGCGAGACGTACGTCTCGATGAAACAGCGCGACTGCGAGGAGGTCGGCATCGAGGCGTTCGACTACGAACTCGACCCCGAGACGCCCGCCGACGAACTGTACTCGCTCGTCGACGACCTCAACGACGACGACGAGGTCCACGGCATCCTCGTCCAGATGCCCGTCCCCGACCACGTCGACGACCGAACGGTCCTCCGCCGCATCGACCCCGCCAAGGACGTGGACGGCTTCCACCCCGAGAACGTGGGTCGCCTCGTCGCCGGCGACGCCCGCTTCAAACCCTGTACGCCCCACGGCGTCCAGAAACTCCTCGACGCCGCCGACGTGGAGACCGAAGGCGCTGACGTGGTCGTCGTCGGCCGCTCGGACATCGTCGGCAAGCCGATGGCGAACCTGCTCATCCAGAAGGCCGAAGGCGGCAACGCCACGGTCACGGTCTGCCACTCGCGCACGGACGACCTCGCCGCGAAGACCCGCGAGGCCGACATCGTCGTCGCCGCCGCGGGCGTCCCCGAACTCGTCACCGGCGACATGCTCTCCGAGGGCGTCGTCGTCATCGACGTGGGCGTCAACCGCGTCGACGCGGACAACGAGAAGGGCTACGAACTCGTCGGCGACGTAGAGTTCGACTCCGCGAAAGAGAAGGCCAGCGCCATCACGCCCGTCCCCGGCGGCGTCGGCCCGATGACCCGCGCGATGCTCCTCTGGAACACCGTGAAGGCCGCCGCCGAAGCCGAGGGCGTCGACGTGGACCTCCCCTGA